In the genome of Schistocerca piceifrons isolate TAMUIC-IGC-003096 chromosome X, iqSchPice1.1, whole genome shotgun sequence, the window TTAGTACCGAAGCTGTAGACGATTCGGTAAATCGACAAGCAGGTATTATTGACGACTCTGATGACAGCACAAATTATGAGGAATACATCGAAATGAAGAGAAATAAATCACGTCTGTTACCACAGCATCACAATATATTACACAATAAAGTACCATATTCCAGCAGTAAGGGTTGGTTTCATGATACGGTTAAGTATAAACGTAGGCTTTACGGGCGTTATGGTAGTATTAGTGCTGTCAACCCAGGCGTAATGTGGCCAACTAAGAATGATTTAGATGACATTCGTGAATATGAATCTGTCGCATACCCACATACTCTTGAAGAGATGATTGAGAAAAGTATCGCTGAAAGAAAGTTGAGGGAATCAACTATCAGGGAAAGGTACGTGTAGAATCTTAATGCCCAGTTTTATTGTGTCAGAGACGTCTCTAATGTAAAAATAATGCCATAGTGTTCAGAACATAATAAGTTTCGATGAGGTAATATTTCATGTCTTAATGGGTGAAAGACTTGAAACAATATATACAACTGACATTTGATTCAGACATGTTCGTTATGTAGGCAGAGCTGCTGGAACTCTTAAGTAATGTGAGTCGTTTTCAAATCAGATGTTGCTTGGAGTGCTATGGTCCCTTATTAGGTGTTCCCCTACTTGATTACCAGGTTAGTTATTGGGGTACAATAGAGAGGAATCAAAACGATAGTAGTTCTACAGCTTGATCTTTGTTTATCTTTTTAAAGCATTTCAAGATTTGGGGTACATTAATTACGAGAGAAACTCCTAGGAGTTTGTATTTATAGTGTGGTATCAGCACAGCCAAAACTCCACTTGAGCTTTTATTAATAGATTATTTAAACAAAGGATaatctatacagggtgtaacaggtatgtacacacatacacacgtaagtgtgtcagttgtttttttttctgtgtc includes:
- the LOC124721993 gene encoding growth arrest and DNA damage-inducible proteins-interacting protein 1, translating into MYLANTFHCVVKKGYERCLFKAVRQFSTEAVDDSVNRQAGIIDDSDDSTNYEEYIEMKRNKSRLLPQHHNILHNKVPYSSSKGWFHDTVKYKRRLYGRYGSISAVNPGVMWPTKNDLDDIREYESVAYPHTLEEMIEKSIAERKLRESTIREREEAISKKMECLEKWKEELKARVLKKEEAMLAAKARKDSTNGRSP